Proteins found in one Pempheris klunzingeri isolate RE-2024b chromosome 6, fPemKlu1.hap1, whole genome shotgun sequence genomic segment:
- the LOC139202666 gene encoding GTP cyclohydrolase 1-like, whose protein sequence is MEYHHDSDMNEVGVLYKNMCIESKHNGLCTEEKGSKDSADSNKLTRIKNAYSTMLSELGEDVDREGLLLTPLRAAKAMHFFTKGYKESIADILNDAIFDENHNEMVIVKDIDLFSLCEHHMVPFFGKAHIAYLPNKKVVGLSKLARIVEIYSRRLQVQERLTKQIASAISEALEPAGVAVVIEAAHMCMVMRGVQKMNASTVTSVMLGAFNDDPQIRKEFLALTMKK, encoded by the exons ATGGAGTATCATCATGATTCAGACATGAATGAAGTAGGTGTCCTGTACAAGAACATGTGCATCGAGTCTAAACACAATGGTTTGTGCACAGAGGAGAAGGGCTCCAAGGACTCTGCAGATTCAAACAAGCTGACTCGCATCAAGAATGCTTATAGCACCATGCTGAGTGAGCTTGGAGAGGACGTCGACCGGGAGGGACTTCTACTTACACCACTACGTGCAGCTAAAGCCATGCACTTCTTCACTAAAGGCTACAAAGAATCAATTGCAG ATATCTTGAACGATGCCATCTTTGATGAAAACCACAATGAGATGGTGATTGTGAAAGACATTgacttgttctctctctgtgaacATCACATGGTGCCCTTCTTTGGCAAG GCTCATATAGCCTATCTCCCAAACAAGAAAGTGGTTGGTCTGAGCAAGCTTGCACG aaTCGTTGAGATCTACAGCAGGAGACTTCAAG TTCAGGAGCGTCTAACCAAGCAGATTGCTTCAGCCATCTCTGAGGCGTTGGAGCCTGCTGGAGTAGCGGTGGTGATTGAGGCTGC CCACATGTGCATGGTGATGAGAGGGGTGCAGAAGATGAATGCCAGCACTGTTACCAGTGTCATGCTGGGAGCATTTAATGATGATCCCCAGATCAGGAAGGAGTTCCTTGCTCTCACAATGAAGAAGTGA